A DNA window from Anastrepha obliqua isolate idAnaObli1 chromosome 5, idAnaObli1_1.0, whole genome shotgun sequence contains the following coding sequences:
- the LOC129248493 gene encoding conserved oligomeric Golgi complex subunit 8 — protein MDLENERVLKLIFPDGLPENLRENPELYSYLANLGTYKVEQLKKEQTRLADETKRLVEQTQELAISNYKTFIRTAENSRSIFTEFQNTEEQVGTLLSKLPVFTAECESFLDKAEDINEDRRINSITLKKNAQLLEILELPQLMERCIREGRYEEALELASYVQKLGHNQSDIPIIRTIVHAVEALWHTMLVQLVAQLRTDLQLPKCLQIVGYLRRMQAFGNNELKLKFLQARDAWLTGTLKAISKEDAQQHLTKTIEVTRIHLFNIITQYRAIFPDEEPTAVTVVKPLQGVSCDGERLFQAWLHRKIDDFLQTLECDLERGVSSFDTVLGQCMYFGLSFSRVGADFRALMVPIFLRVIRKNFENAIFTVNKSFAQELERYTLINKVTLHTRGHKVDTATAAGSTTKQEQESFSPPETLLDFHPLASLCNGYLNALNELRLCAPIALANDVTRALQSSLEFVATKVLGFYRQEQQAFTGAERETFVKLCTCLAYDLIPYVQRCIHAIFPQQTLTNHLGINLLTLEQQQITYLQQQKILEPLKHLLPSKIPEMLLKQEQAKALVASEVEQNAAAVITAEG, from the exons atgGATTTAGAAAACGAACGTGTGCTAAAGCTGATATTTCCGGATGGTCTACCAG AGAACCTCCGCGAAAATCCCGAGCTCTATAGTTATTTAGCCAATTTGGGCACCTACAAAGTTGAGCAGCTGAAGAAGGAACAAACGCGCTTAGCGGACGAAACTAAACGCCTTGTAGAGCAAACACAAGAATTGGCTATTTCGAATTACAAAACATTCATACGCACAGCTGAAAATTCACGTTCAATTTTCACTGAATTCCAAAACACCGAGGAGCAAGTGGGCACATTGCTTAGCAAATTGCCAGTGTTCACGGCTGAGTGTGAAAGTTTTCTAGACAAAGCAGAGGATATAAATGAAGATAGACGTATTAATTCcattactttgaaaaagaaTGCACAGCTGCTGGAGATACTCGAATTGCCACAGTTGATGGAGCGTTGCATACGCGAGGGGCGCTATGAGGAAGCACTCGAACTGGCGAGCTATGTGCAAAAGTTGGGACACAACCAAAGTGACATACCGATCATAAGG ACTATCGTGCACGCAGTGGAGGCCCTTTGGCACACAATGTTGGTCCAGTTGGTGGCACAGTTACGCACCGACCTACAATTACCCAAGTGCTTGCAAATTGTTGGCTATTTACGCCGTATGCAGGCATTCGGCAACAATGAATTGAAGTTGAAGTTTTTGCAAGCGCGTGATGCTTGGCTTACGGGCACGCTGAAAGCGATTTCAAAGGAGGATG CTCAGCAACATTTGACCAAAACAATCGAGGTAACGCGCATCCATTTGTTCAATATTATAACACAATACCGGGCGATTTTTCCTGACGAAGAGCCAACTGCAGTTACGGTGGTCAAACCTTTGCAGGGAGTCAGCTGCGATGGTGAACGACTATTTCAGGCATGGCTGCATAGGAAG ATTGATGACTTTCTGCAAACTTTGGAATGCGATTTAGAACGCGGCGTTAGCTCATTCGACACCGTACTCGGACAATGCATGTACTTTGGTCTCTCATTCAGTCGCGTTGGCGCCGATTTTCGTGCACTTATGGTGCCCATCTTCCTGCgcgtaataagaaaaaatttcgaaaatgccATCTTCACAGTAAATAAAAGTTTCGCGCAAGAGCTGGAACGCTATACGCTGATTAATAAGGTAACATTGCATACACGCGGCCACAAAGTGGACACAGCCACTGCAGCCGGCAGCACAACAAAACAGGAACAGGAGTCCTTTTCACCGCCGGAAACACTACTCGATTTCCATCCGCTAGCCTCACTCTGTAATGGCTACTTGAATGCACTGAATGAGTTACGTCTTTGTGCGCCCATCGCTTTGGCGAATGATGTGACGCGTGCGCTGCAATCGTCGCTGGAGTTCGTGGCCACTAAGGTGCTGGGCTTTTATAGGCAAGAGCAACAGGCATTCACCGGTGCTGAGCGTGAAActtttgtaaaattatgcaCATGTTTGGCCTACGATTTAATACCCTATGTGCAGCGTTGCATACACGCCATCTTCCCACAACAGACACTCACCAATCACTTGGGTATAAATCTGTTAACATTGGAGCAACAGCAGATCACTTACCTgcaacagcaaaaaatattggaGCCACTAAAGCATCTGTTGCCAAGCAAAATACCCGAGATGTTGCTGAAGCAAGAACAGGCGAAAGCGTTGGTGGCCTCGGAGGTGGAGCAAAATGCCGCGGCGGTTATCACTGCGGAGGGTTAA